A window from Triticum aestivum cultivar Chinese Spring chromosome 6D, IWGSC CS RefSeq v2.1, whole genome shotgun sequence encodes these proteins:
- the LOC123142995 gene encoding uncharacterized protein isoform X1: protein MLRRRGRVLIQMLSSPSASTSSPLHRLISATRPHVNARSSILSSPRRLLSGATAPVVSPNPSFAVEEYLVSTCGLTRPQALKASPKLAHLRSAANPDAVLAFLAGRGLSGADVAALVAKDPKFLCAGVDKGLSPIVAGLSGLGLSDPEMARLLSLAPHKFRCRSIVAKLHYYLPLFGGSLEKLLRAINFTNLLCCKGRVEPNVAFLRECGLGDGDIAKLCSSRMVTANMERVRTMVALTEGLGVPRGSGMFRHALSAVAFLDEKKITAKVDHLKKTVGWSDAEDYWLQHQRKVGHKL, encoded by the exons atgcTCCGGCGCCGAGGCCGCGTCCTCATCCAGATGCTCTCCTCTCCATCCGCCTCCACCAGCTCCCCTCTCCACCGCCTCATATCCGCCACCCGACCACACGTAAACGCGCGGAGCAGCATCCTCtcctctccccgccgcctcctctccggtgCCACAGCCCCCGTCGTCTCCCCGAACCCTAGCTTCGCCGTGGAGGAGTACCTCGTCTCCACCTGCGGCCTCACCCGACCGCAGGCACTCaaggcctcccccaagctcgccCACCTCAGGTCCGCCGCCAACCCGGACGCCGtcctcgccttcctcgccggccgtggcctctccggcgccgacgtcgccgccctcgtcgccaaGGACCCCAAGTTCCTCTGCGCCGGCGTGGACAAGGGCCTGTCCCCCATCGTCGCGGGGCTCTCCGGCCTCGGTTTGTCAGATCCCGAGATGGCGCGCCTCCTCTCGCTCGCCCCACACAAATTCCGCTGCAGATCCATCGTCGCCAAGCTGCACTACTACCTGCCCCTCTTCGGCGGCTCCTTGGAGAAGCTGCTCCGGGCCATCAACTTCACCAACCTCCTCTGCTGCAAGGGGAGGGTGGAGCCCAACGTCGCGTTCCTGCGCGAGTGCGGGCTGGGTGATGGCGACATTGCCAAGCTGTGCAGCTCGAGGATGGTCACCGCCAACATGGAGCGTGTTCGGACAATGGTGGCATTGACCGAAGGCCTCGGCGTGCCCCGGGGGTCCGGAATGTTCAGGCATGCTCTGAGTGCCGTCGCATTCCTCGACGAGAAGAAGATCACAGCCAAAGTGGATCACCTGAAGAAGACGGTCGGGTGGTCGGATGCTGAG GATTATTGGTTGCAGCATCAGAGAAAGGTAGGACACAAGCTGTAG
- the LOC123142995 gene encoding uncharacterized protein isoform X2 gives MLRRRGRVLIQMLSSPSASTSSPLHRLISATRPHVNARSSILSSPRRLLSGATAPVVSPNPSFAVEEYLVSTCGLTRPQALKASPKLAHLRSAANPDAVLAFLAGRGLSGADVAALVAKDPKFLCAGVDKGLSPIVAGLSGLGLSDPEMARLLSLAPHKFRCRSIVAKLHYYLPLFGGSLEKLLRAINFTNLLCCKGRVEPNVAFLRECGLGDGDIAKLCSSRMVTANMERVRTMVALTEGLGVPRGSGMFRHALSAVAFLDEKKITAKVDHLKKTVGWSDAEHQRKVGHKL, from the exons atgcTCCGGCGCCGAGGCCGCGTCCTCATCCAGATGCTCTCCTCTCCATCCGCCTCCACCAGCTCCCCTCTCCACCGCCTCATATCCGCCACCCGACCACACGTAAACGCGCGGAGCAGCATCCTCtcctctccccgccgcctcctctccggtgCCACAGCCCCCGTCGTCTCCCCGAACCCTAGCTTCGCCGTGGAGGAGTACCTCGTCTCCACCTGCGGCCTCACCCGACCGCAGGCACTCaaggcctcccccaagctcgccCACCTCAGGTCCGCCGCCAACCCGGACGCCGtcctcgccttcctcgccggccgtggcctctccggcgccgacgtcgccgccctcgtcgccaaGGACCCCAAGTTCCTCTGCGCCGGCGTGGACAAGGGCCTGTCCCCCATCGTCGCGGGGCTCTCCGGCCTCGGTTTGTCAGATCCCGAGATGGCGCGCCTCCTCTCGCTCGCCCCACACAAATTCCGCTGCAGATCCATCGTCGCCAAGCTGCACTACTACCTGCCCCTCTTCGGCGGCTCCTTGGAGAAGCTGCTCCGGGCCATCAACTTCACCAACCTCCTCTGCTGCAAGGGGAGGGTGGAGCCCAACGTCGCGTTCCTGCGCGAGTGCGGGCTGGGTGATGGCGACATTGCCAAGCTGTGCAGCTCGAGGATGGTCACCGCCAACATGGAGCGTGTTCGGACAATGGTGGCATTGACCGAAGGCCTCGGCGTGCCCCGGGGGTCCGGAATGTTCAGGCATGCTCTGAGTGCCGTCGCATTCCTCGACGAGAAGAAGATCACAGCCAAAGTGGATCACCTGAAGAAGACGGTCGGGTGGTCGGATGCTGAG CATCAGAGAAAGGTAGGACACAAGCTGTAG